The Myxococcales bacterium nucleotide sequence CTCGCAAAAATGGCCAAACACGCTGTGACATTGGCGGACGTGGAGACCGAGCTCGACCGCCGTCGCTTGCGTGTCACCCGGCGGCCGGGACATGCCAAGCCCTGGAGAAAATCACTGTGACGGAGATGTTGCGGAAGGTCGGCGCACAAGACATCGCGAGACTGAGTCGCGACCCTGTGGATCCGCAGACGTTCGCAGAGGCCTCCTTCGTCGTAGAGGATGTTCGCAAGCGTGGCGAAGTCGCATTACGCGAGCACTGCGAAAGATTCGGCGATCTGAAGCCGGATGAACGCTATAGCTATGGGCCCGCGGATCTGGCGTTGGCGCTCGAATCGATCACCGATGTTGAACGAGGACTCCTGCAACGGACCGCGGCGCGGATTCAAGTCTTCGCAGAACTCCAGCGAAGCGCGATTCAGGAAGTGCAGATGCGCGTTCCAGGCGGCACGGCAGGGCAGAGCATTGCGCCTGTTGAGCGGGCAGGGTGTTATGCGCCGTCTGGCCGTTTTCCGTTACCGTCGTCTGTCCTGATGACAGCGATCACCGCTAGGGCGGCGGGGGTCAAAGAAGTATGGGTGACTTCGCCCAAGGCCAATACATTCACTTTGGCTGCCGCGTCGGTCGCCGGCGCTGACGGTTTGTTCGCACTCGGGGGCGCGCAAGCCATTGCGGCATTGGCATATGGTGCCGGGCAGGTTCCAGCGTGTGACGTCATTGTGGGGCCGGGCAACCGATGGGTGACTGCGGCGAAAAAAGCCGTCCAAGGCCACGTGGCAATCGATATGCTTGCAGGGCCTTCTGAGCTCGTGGTGGTGGCGGATCATGCGAGTAACCCGAGTTGCGTGGCTGCGGATCTGTTGGCGCAAGCGGAGCATGACGTCGATGCGCGCGTGGTGTTAGTCAGCTTGGATGAGAGCCTAGTGGATCAGGTTGTTGTGCACATCACAAGGCAACTCGAAGACCTGCCTACTGCGGACGTCGCGCGAGCCTCTCTGCGACACAGCATTGCAGTGGTCGTCGATGGTGTCGAACAGGCCGTCGAGGTGTGTGATGGGTTGGCACCAGAGCATTTGCAGCTATCGGTGGAGGATCCTGAACCCTTTCGCCAAAGGCTAGCGCACTTTGGCGCCTTGTTTAGCGGAGCCGCTGGCGCCGAGGTGTTCGGAGACTACGGCGCAGGACCTAACCATGTCCTGCCTACAGGAGGCACCGCGCGCTTCACCGGTGGTCTATCGGTGCTTAACTTCTTGAGGGTCCGGACCTGGTTGCATCTCGACGACATGCATGGCGCTGCCACATTGGCACGGGACGCGGCGGAGCTTGCGAGACTCGAAGGCCTGGAGGCCCACGCGCGCGCTGCGATGTTGCGCTATCACTGATGCATGATGTGCGCTTCGAGGGCAATATACATAGGGAAAGATGCTGATTGATTTCTTCAATGAACACGCTATAACCTCGCGTTCTTCGGGGGTGTCATGGCCAGGAAAATCGCGATCACGGTGCTTGGTCTACTCGTACTCGTTGCCGTGTTGGGCGGTATCAAAGCGCTTCAAATTTCTGCCCTCATCGCGCAGGGAAAGTCATTCGAACCGCCCCCAGAAGCGGTGAGCGTCGAGAAAGTTGCCAAAGAGGAGTGGGAGCCCACCCTGACCGCCATTGGATCTCTTGTAGCCGCGCAAGGTGTGACCATCAGCGCAGAGACCTCGGGCGCGGTCCGAAAGATAGCGTTTGAGTCGGGAGCAGTGGTCCGGCAAGGCGCGCTGCTCGTGAAGTTGGATACGGCTCAAGAGCAAGCCGAGCTAGCTTCGGCAGAAGCCTTGGCAAAACTTAAGACGCTTACACTGGAGCGCAACAAACAACTTCTGGCCTCGGGCGCGATTTCCAAAGCTGCGATGGATACCGCTAGCGCGGAGGCGCAGCAAAGCGAAGCGCAGGTCAATAATATTCGCGCCGTAATCGCGAAAAAAACCATTCGCGCCCCCTTCTCGGGTCGTCTCGGTATTCGTCAAATCAATCTGGGGGAATTTCTTAATCCAGGCACACCTATTGTCTCGTTGCAGTCGTTCGATCCCATTTTGATCGATTTTGCCCTGCCTCAACAATATGTGGGCACCGTTAAATCGGGACAAACTGTGCGGGTGACCAGTGATGCATTTCCTGGTGAGGAGTTCACGGCGACCTTAACCGCCATCAACCCTTTTGTGGATGCCGCCACACGCAATGTGCGCTTGCAGGCCACGTTGAGCAATCCAGAAGGGCGTTTGAGTCCTGGCATGTTCGTGGATGTGGCGATTGTGTTTGAAAGTAACCATGAAGCACTGACGATACCCGTCACCGCCGTCCTCTTTGCGCCCTATGGTGACTCCGTATTTCTCGTCGAACGTCCGCAAGAATCTGAGAAGAAGCATAAGAAGAAAGCACACATCATTGTTCATCAGCAGTTTGTCCGACTGGGTGAGACGCGAGGCGACCGGGTGGTTGTGCTGTCCGGCTTGAAGGAAGGCCAAGAGATCGTGTCTAGAGGCGCGTTTAAACTTCGTCCAAATGCGACAATTACGATTGGCAAGCCGCCCAAGGACGCATCGGAGCCCACTATTTCCGCGGATTCATAATCGGACCTCTGACCATGAACCTGACCGAGCCTTTCATTCGCCGACCGGTACTCTCAGCTGTAGTAAGCCTGGTCATTGTGGTTGCGGGTTTGCAAGCTGTGCGATCGCTAACCGTTCGGCAATATCCAAGGAGCGACAATGCGGCCGTTACCGTAACCACGATTTATGTGGGTGCAAGTGCGGCCCTGGTGCGCGGATTCATTACGACTCCCCTTGAGCGTGCGATTGCCGCCGCAGACGGCATTGATTATGTCGAATCGCAAAGCACACAGGGCATTTCCACCATCAAGGCCCAACTCAAGCTCAACTACGATCCCACCAAAGCCCTATCGGAAATCAGTTCCAAGGTGGATCAGGTGCGTGGGGATCTTCCGCCGGAAGCCGAAGTTCCCACGATCAACATTGAGTCTTCCGATAACCAGTTTGCTTCAGCTTACCTTAGCTTTTCTTCGAAGGTGCTTGAGCAGAACGAAATCACTGACTATCTCACTCGACTGATACAGCCGCGTCTGACAGCTGTGGATGGTGTTCAGAACGCGGAGCTCTTAGGCGCGCGGAAGTTTGCCATGCGCATCTGGCTAAAACCCGCACGCATGGCGGCGCTTAGCATCACGCCTGAACAAGTGCGGAACGCCCTTGCTGCGAACAACTATCTTGCGGCAGTGGGACAGACTAAGGGCGCTCTCATCCAGATCAATCTGACGGCAAATACGGATCTCCAGTCGACCCGGGAATTCGAGCAGCTTATCGTGCGAGAGAAGGACGGCGTAGTGGTGCGGCTAAAGGACATCGCCGATGTCGCCCTCGGGGCGGAGGATTACGACACAGAGGTGCGGTTCACCGGTGAAACCGCAGTTTTTTTAGGCATTTGGACACTTCCGACGGCGAACTCGCTCGATGTCATGAAGCGCATTCGCCGAGAGATGGATGACATAAAAACGCAGTTACCCACGCAAATCGAAGCCCGCATTGCATATGATGCAACCAAGTATATAGAGAGCGCAATCGACGATGTCGTGCGAACGCTCGTAGAGACGTTGGCCATAGTGGTAATCGTCATCTTTTTGTTTTTGGGATCAGTGCGCTCCGTGTTGATTCCAGTGGTGGCGATTCCCGTTTCGCTTATTGGCGCGATCTTCTTGATGGATGTTTTTGGTTTTACCATCAATCTGCTTACACTGCTCGCGATTGTGCTTTCTGTCGGGCTGGTGGTGGACGACGCCATTGTGGTTGTCGAAAATGTTGAGCGCCACCTTGGGGAGGGAAAGTCGCCCCGCGACGCCGCTCTATTGGGGGCGAAGGAGCTGGTGGGGCCCATTATCGCGATGACCCTGACGCTGGCGGCGGTTTATGCCCCGATTGGGTTACAGGGAGGACTCACCGGGTCGCTATTTCGAGAGTTTGCCTTCACGTTGGCCGGCGCTGTCACCATTTCGGGTGTGGTTGCCCTGACTTTGTCGCCGGTGATGTCGGCGAAACTTCTGCGTCCCGAGCACAGCCAGCGCAGTTTGGCGGTGCGCATCAACCGGGGATTTGAGAGGCTCTCTCGGATTTATGCGCGTTTGCTAAGCTTTACTCTGGGCGTCCGACCGTTGGTGTACGCTGTTTGGATTGTACTTGCGATACTCGCCGTGGTGTTCTTCATTCAGTCACCAAAGGAGTTGGCTCCCACAGAAGATCAAGGTGTGCTTTTTGGGATTGTGGAGACGCCAGCCAGCGCCACACTGGATCAGGTGGTGCCGTATACCGAGGCGGTCAATGACGCATTTATGAGCCTCAAAGAGGCGCAGTTCACATTTCAGGTCACACTGCCGACGGGCGGGTTCGGAGGGGTGGCCCTCAAGCCCTGGGACGAACGTGAGCGAAGCGTGTTTCAGATCCAGCCCGAGCTTGCCCAAAAGTTGCAGGCCATTCCAGGGATTCGCATATTTCCAGTGACGCCACCGGCCCTTCCCGGTGGAGGACAGTTTCCCGTAGAGTTTGTGATCTCTTCAACCGCAGAAACCGCGGAGATCCTAAAGTTTGCTGAGAAGCTTCAGGAGAAAGCCACGACAAGTGGCATATTTGCGTTTCCGCCGCTGATCGACGTCAAAATGGATCAGCCGCAGAGCGAATTGGTTTTTGATCGAGATAAGGTGGCAGCGCTTGGCTTGGATCTCAGAACGGTGGGAGGCGATGTCGCGGCTGCCATCGGTGGAAATTATATCAACCGCTTCAGCATTGCGGGCCGGAGCTACAAGGTTATCCCACAGGTAAGACGTTCCGAGAGGCTCACCCCGGAGCAAATCAAAGACTTATATGTCACTGGGCCAAATGGGCAGCTCATCTCGTTGGGTACCATCGCATCGCTTAAGCGTACGGTGGAGCCCCGATCGCTAAACCGCTTCCAGCAGCTTAACGCGGTCAAGCTGAGCGGCGTGGCGATTCGCCCCCTTGATGATGCGCTTAGCTATCTCGAGACTCAAGCGTCTCGCATACTTCCCAAGGGCTATGTCGTCGATTACACAGGAGAGTCTCGGCAGCTTCGGACAGAAGGCGATGCCTTCATACCGGCGTTTACGTTGGCGGTGATATTTATTTTTCTCGTTCTTGCCGCACAATTCAATAGCTTTCGCGATCCGTTTATTATCTTGGCTGGTTCGGTCCCATTGGCGATGTTTGGCGCGCTTATGGTGACATTCCTAAAAATGCCAAATCCCAATCTTCCATTTTGGACAGATGGTTGGACAACGACACTCAACGTTTACTCGCAAGTAGGCCTAGTGACCCTGGTAGGGCTCGTCGCGAAAAACGGCATCCTGATCGTAGAGTTCGCGAACAAGCTACAGGAGGCGGGCCGTACGAAACTCGAGGCAGTCAAGGACGCCGCCTTGACGCGACTCAGGCCGATTCTGATGACTACCGCGGCGACGATCTGCGGGCATTTCCCTTTGACTCTAGTGTCCGGACCCGGGGCCATGGCACGTAACAGCATTGGCTTGGTCCTGGTGACAGGGATGGCAGTCGGGACATTGTTTACGCTTTTTATCGTTCCGTCTCTGTATATGCTAATTGCTCGCAATCATACGCAGGATGGCGCGAAGCTATAGCTATCGCTCGCGAGTCATGCGTTCGAGATCGATAATGTGAGCCGCCGGAAGGTCTAAGTTCTGATAGCGGCTCCAATGGCATGTAAGAAGCAATACCTGGAGCCTGCCGCATACCCTCCCGAGCACGTCTGCCATCGACGCCAAGCGGGTCTCGTCCGTGGCGATGAGGGCGTCATCCAAGATCACTGGGATGCTTTCCTCACGGGCAAGCGCCAAAGCAGTGCCAAGTCGCGCGGCAATCCCGATTTGCTCTCGTGTGCCCATGCTCAGGGCCCCAAACGAATCACGACCCTGTTCGATGCGATGCAGTGCGCCGATGCTTAAATCGCGCTCGAGCGAGAGCGTGCTTTTGGGAAATAGCAAATGAAGAAGTTCAGTAATTTCTCTCTCAACAGGCTCGATGAGTTGGTGCTCCGCTTCTTTTCGGCATGCCTCAATCGTTTCGTATAAAAGGCGTATCGCGTTGGCGTGGCCTGATAGCCTTTGAGCACGCGAAGTCCAACTGGCTAGGGTTGACTCTGCCTCGGCAATTCGTTCGTTGAACCCGAGCATGTCCATGCCCGCCAAGCGTCCCCGCGTTTCGTGCACTTGCTCGCTGATGCGGGCGCGTCTCAAGCGAATGCCTTCTAGTTTTTGGGTGGCGTCGTGTTGTTTTGAACGAAGTTGAGCGATGCGCAGCTTGAGAGGCTTGGCTTGTTCTTCCGCTGCCTTCGCCGCTTTCAGCTGCAGCATCGCCTGCGCATGAGCTTCGATCAGCGAGTCATCCTCCCCGTGGGCGGATACATGCGCTGTAAGCTGATGTTTCGACTGCTGAACCTCGTTGCGGGCGCGCTCTATAGCGCTGGCTCGTTGTTTTCGATCTTCGAGCAAACGCTGCGGAGGATCGATCCTCAGCTCTACGAGGTCCCCTATTCTTATGTTGGCGGTCTGCGTAAAAGGTGCCGATATCGTGTCGCGTGCGTTCAGGCGATGTTTCTCGCCATTGATTTTGAGCACGACGTCGTCGATGGCCTGGAGTGTCACAGACGCAAAAGATGGCGT carries:
- a CDS encoding efflux RND transporter permease subunit, whose protein sequence is MNLTEPFIRRPVLSAVVSLVIVVAGLQAVRSLTVRQYPRSDNAAVTVTTIYVGASAALVRGFITTPLERAIAAADGIDYVESQSTQGISTIKAQLKLNYDPTKALSEISSKVDQVRGDLPPEAEVPTINIESSDNQFASAYLSFSSKVLEQNEITDYLTRLIQPRLTAVDGVQNAELLGARKFAMRIWLKPARMAALSITPEQVRNALAANNYLAAVGQTKGALIQINLTANTDLQSTREFEQLIVREKDGVVVRLKDIADVALGAEDYDTEVRFTGETAVFLGIWTLPTANSLDVMKRIRREMDDIKTQLPTQIEARIAYDATKYIESAIDDVVRTLVETLAIVVIVIFLFLGSVRSVLIPVVAIPVSLIGAIFLMDVFGFTINLLTLLAIVLSVGLVVDDAIVVVENVERHLGEGKSPRDAALLGAKELVGPIIAMTLTLAAVYAPIGLQGGLTGSLFREFAFTLAGAVTISGVVALTLSPVMSAKLLRPEHSQRSLAVRINRGFERLSRIYARLLSFTLGVRPLVYAVWIVLAILAVVFFIQSPKELAPTEDQGVLFGIVETPASATLDQVVPYTEAVNDAFMSLKEAQFTFQVTLPTGGFGGVALKPWDERERSVFQIQPELAQKLQAIPGIRIFPVTPPALPGGGQFPVEFVISSTAETAEILKFAEKLQEKATTSGIFAFPPLIDVKMDQPQSELVFDRDKVAALGLDLRTVGGDVAAAIGGNYINRFSIAGRSYKVIPQVRRSERLTPEQIKDLYVTGPNGQLISLGTIASLKRTVEPRSLNRFQQLNAVKLSGVAIRPLDDALSYLETQASRILPKGYVVDYTGESRQLRTEGDAFIPAFTLAVIFIFLVLAAQFNSFRDPFIILAGSVPLAMFGALMVTFLKMPNPNLPFWTDGWTTTLNVYSQVGLVTLVGLVAKNGILIVEFANKLQEAGRTKLEAVKDAALTRLRPILMTTAATICGHFPLTLVSGPGAMARNSIGLVLVTGMAVGTLFTLFIVPSLYMLIARNHTQDGAKL
- a CDS encoding efflux RND transporter periplasmic adaptor subunit, whose amino-acid sequence is MARKIAITVLGLLVLVAVLGGIKALQISALIAQGKSFEPPPEAVSVEKVAKEEWEPTLTAIGSLVAAQGVTISAETSGAVRKIAFESGAVVRQGALLVKLDTAQEQAELASAEALAKLKTLTLERNKQLLASGAISKAAMDTASAEAQQSEAQVNNIRAVIAKKTIRAPFSGRLGIRQINLGEFLNPGTPIVSLQSFDPILIDFALPQQYVGTVKSGQTVRVTSDAFPGEEFTATLTAINPFVDAATRNVRLQATLSNPEGRLSPGMFVDVAIVFESNHEALTIPVTAVLFAPYGDSVFLVERPQESEKKHKKKAHIIVHQQFVRLGETRGDRVVVLSGLKEGQEIVSRGAFKLRPNATITIGKPPKDASEPTISADS
- the hisD gene encoding histidinol dehydrogenase, with amino-acid sequence MTEMLRKVGAQDIARLSRDPVDPQTFAEASFVVEDVRKRGEVALREHCERFGDLKPDERYSYGPADLALALESITDVERGLLQRTAARIQVFAELQRSAIQEVQMRVPGGTAGQSIAPVERAGCYAPSGRFPLPSSVLMTAITARAAGVKEVWVTSPKANTFTLAAASVAGADGLFALGGAQAIAALAYGAGQVPACDVIVGPGNRWVTAAKKAVQGHVAIDMLAGPSELVVVADHASNPSCVAADLLAQAEHDVDARVVLVSLDESLVDQVVVHITRQLEDLPTADVARASLRHSIAVVVDGVEQAVEVCDGLAPEHLQLSVEDPEPFRQRLAHFGALFSGAAGAEVFGDYGAGPNHVLPTGGTARFTGGLSVLNFLRVRTWLHLDDMHGAATLARDAAELARLEGLEAHARAAMLRYH
- a CDS encoding AAA family ATPase, which codes for MLIESLEVNNFGVLSGPLKLDLSPGLNVVFGPNESGKSTLMRALWMGLTSYARLTGQALLAIQPKNGAIPEVAVTFLHQGVHYRIHKRFSGPRGLSRLTAHMPDGHIEDLNGEDAEVRVRQVLGLTRRAGSGTQTTLGIWPLFWVRQGHSNMSPNEDLNKEGAQSLMTRIRAAHRDLLAGDQTGRVRKAVENEYQIFFTPTGQTKKKTDAPLYEALRNVDISKSQYANLANQREVYEAARERMDMLQQELREVDKELPVWEQRQKDVDAELLTLQPMQEQLHGVKARLDAEQLRMKRTQELRETRHYLRTHLARLEADLATRERAWRTEATLTPSFASVTLQAIDDVVLKINGEKHRLNARDTISAPFTQTANIRIGDLVELRIDPPQRLLEDRKQRASAIERARNEVQQSKHQLTAHVSAHGEDDSLIEAHAQAMLQLKAAKAAEEQAKPLKLRIAQLRSKQHDATQKLEGIRLRRARISEQVHETRGRLAGMDMLGFNERIAEAESTLASWTSRAQRLSGHANAIRLLYETIEACRKEAEHQLIEPVEREITELLHLLFPKSTLSLERDLSIGALHRIEQGRDSFGALSMGTREQIGIAARLGTALALAREESIPVILDDALIATDETRLASMADVLGRVCGRLQVLLLTCHWSRYQNLDLPAAHIIDLERMTRER